A single genomic interval of Primulina huaijiensis isolate GDHJ02 chromosome 7, ASM1229523v2, whole genome shotgun sequence harbors:
- the LOC140981330 gene encoding uncharacterized protein, whose protein sequence is MGTKFLAMFIVCMLSMLNALPPAYAWQQNCPPQYPPYHRPSPPSTPRPRPPSTPRTRPPSHPRPHPPPHHRPPSVPRPPSPPHHGVLPPISNPPVIVPPIIPPPPVTNPPGIIPPITNPPGIIPPITNPPGIIPPIVNPPGIIPPITTPPVTRPPPSSSYPPCTPPGGGGGGGGGGGTPPSISPPPAATCPIDALKLGLCLDVLGGLVHVIIGNPVENICCPVLQGLLELEAAICLCTTIRLKLLNLNIFLPLALQVLATCGFTPPPGFVCPPL, encoded by the coding sequence ATGGGTACCAAGTTCTTGGCTATGTTCATCGTGTGCATGCTCTCCATGTTGAATGCATTGCCACCCGCTTATGCTTGGCAACAAAACTGCCCACCTCAATATCCACCCTACCACCGCCCTTCTCCACCATCAACTCCTAGGCCCCGCCCGCCTTCGACTCCTCGGACACGTCCACCATCCCATCCTAGACCTCACCCGCCACCCCACCACCGTCCTCCATCTGTCCCAAGACCACCATCTCCGCCCCATCACGGAGTGTTGCCACCGATAAGCAACCCACCCGTCATCGTGCCACCCATTATCCCACCACCGCCGGTAACAAATCCACCAGGCATCATTCCACCAATAACCAATCCTCCGGGCATCATTCCACCAATAACAAATCCACCAGGCATCATCCCACCTATAGTCAATCCACCGGGAATCATCCCTCCTATAACAACCCCTCCAGTCACACGACCACCTCCATCATCTTCTTATCCACCTTGCACACCTCccggaggtggaggtggaggtggaggtggaggtggcaCCCCGCCTAGCATCAGTCCTCCTCCGGCCGCCACATGCCCCATAGATGCCCTTAAACTTGGGCTCTGTTTGGATGTTCTCGGGGGATTAGTGCATGTTATAATAGGAAATCCAGTTGAAAACATATGCTGCCCAGTGCTTCAGGGATTGTTAGAGCTAGAAGCAGCCATTTGTTTGTGCACAACAATAAGACTTAAGCTTCTGAATCTGAACATTTTCCTTCCTCTCGCTCTACAAGTGCTGGCAACCTGTGGCTTTACCCCTCCTCCGGGTTTTGTATGCCCACCACTTTAA